One window from the genome of Pandoraea fibrosis encodes:
- a CDS encoding class I SAM-dependent methyltransferase translates to MSDTPQSHAAAAAPDAHQAHNAVVTGQFGPQASAYLTSANHAQGADLEQLAAMARAHPDAQVLDLGCGAGHVSFFTAPHVARVVAYDLSADMLGVVAAEAAKRGLTNVDTQLGAAESLPFADASFDLVFSRYSAHHWADVGAALREMRRVLKPGGRVAICDVASTGQPLFDTYLQAVEVLRDTSHVRDYAASEWMTMAAGAGFSVASLTPRTLDLDFKTWTTRMRTPASMQVAIRALQTAMADDVRRHFKIQDDGSFTLDTLTLELVVG, encoded by the coding sequence GTGAGCGATACCCCGCAATCCCACGCCGCCGCCGCGGCACCCGACGCCCATCAAGCTCACAATGCCGTTGTCACGGGCCAGTTCGGCCCTCAGGCGTCCGCCTACCTGACGAGCGCCAATCACGCTCAAGGTGCCGATCTGGAGCAACTCGCCGCGATGGCGCGCGCGCATCCCGACGCACAGGTGCTGGATCTGGGCTGCGGTGCGGGTCATGTGAGTTTCTTCACCGCGCCACACGTCGCGCGCGTGGTGGCCTACGACCTGTCGGCCGACATGCTCGGCGTGGTCGCGGCGGAAGCCGCAAAGCGCGGGCTGACGAACGTCGACACTCAACTCGGCGCGGCCGAATCGCTGCCGTTTGCCGACGCCAGTTTCGATCTCGTCTTCAGCCGCTACAGCGCCCATCACTGGGCCGACGTGGGCGCCGCGCTGCGCGAAATGCGCCGCGTGCTCAAGCCGGGCGGACGCGTGGCGATCTGCGACGTCGCCTCGACCGGCCAGCCGTTGTTCGACACGTACCTGCAAGCGGTGGAAGTGCTGCGCGACACCTCGCATGTGCGCGACTATGCGGCGAGCGAATGGATGACGATGGCGGCGGGCGCAGGCTTTTCGGTGGCATCGCTCACGCCCCGCACGCTCGATCTCGACTTCAAGACCTGGACGACTCGCATGCGCACACCAGCGTCCATGCAAGTCGCCATTCGCGCTTTGCAAACAGCGATGGCCGACGATGTGCGCCGTCACTTCAAGATTCAGGACGACGGCTCGTTCACGCTCGACACGCTCACGCTGGAACTCGTTGTCGGTTGA
- a CDS encoding NAD(P)/FAD-dependent oxidoreductase, whose product MTSTTSAFVMPGPAAPAASRAIVIGAGMAGLLAAHMLTGHFEEVCLLERDELTDTPASRAGVPQGQFVHQLLMRGRRTLEALFPDLGQALLDAGAVQLDWYRSVRWFSAAGWMPPAGEGFVTWSTSRDLLEFAVRQRVLGERRITVMPGCEVTGLSVDATQTHVCGVTIRRRCGGLAEEAGSVSMLPAAFVVDASGRNSRAPSWLKAAGFDTPRETVVDARVGYSSRLFAVPKRSPWRDWQALVVHGRAPDCPRSGTLFPIEGNRWIVTLTGVGGDYPPGDEDGFMAFARSLRAPTLHDAMASAEPVSPIRRFRQTENRVRHFSEMKRWPEGFVVLGDAACCFNPVYGQGMTVAALSAVALDAHLYVLRSADAAPGSLTLQRGLAQVARHAWTFSTGVDLRLTRQKGAAHWRARLMQRYVELLLGLAVDDAAIYRRFLRVMHMVESPGALFAPSVAARVAMKYVSGQIAPVFAPGTLSSRGPSHGIGVNKAERK is encoded by the coding sequence ATGACTTCAACGACGTCTGCGTTTGTCATGCCGGGGCCGGCAGCACCCGCCGCGTCGCGGGCGATTGTGATCGGGGCAGGCATGGCAGGGCTGCTTGCGGCCCACATGCTGACCGGGCATTTCGAAGAGGTCTGTCTTCTCGAACGAGACGAGCTCACGGATACGCCGGCTTCACGGGCCGGCGTACCGCAAGGGCAATTCGTACATCAGTTGCTCATGCGTGGACGTCGCACGCTCGAGGCACTCTTTCCCGATCTGGGTCAGGCGTTGCTGGATGCCGGCGCGGTGCAGCTCGACTGGTACCGGTCGGTGCGCTGGTTTTCGGCAGCGGGCTGGATGCCACCCGCAGGCGAGGGTTTCGTCACCTGGTCGACGAGCCGCGACCTGCTTGAGTTCGCGGTGCGACAACGTGTGCTCGGCGAGCGGCGTATCACTGTCATGCCAGGGTGCGAGGTCACGGGGCTGAGCGTCGACGCAACGCAAACGCATGTTTGCGGGGTGACGATTCGGCGACGTTGCGGTGGATTGGCGGAGGAGGCCGGCAGTGTTTCGATGTTGCCGGCCGCGTTCGTCGTTGACGCCAGCGGCCGCAATTCGCGCGCGCCATCGTGGCTGAAAGCCGCTGGCTTCGACACGCCGCGAGAGACGGTTGTCGACGCCCGCGTTGGCTATTCGAGTCGCCTCTTCGCGGTGCCGAAGCGTTCGCCATGGCGAGATTGGCAGGCATTGGTGGTGCATGGCCGTGCGCCGGACTGTCCGCGCAGCGGCACGCTTTTCCCCATTGAGGGCAATCGCTGGATTGTGACCTTGACGGGCGTGGGCGGCGATTATCCTCCCGGCGACGAAGACGGTTTCATGGCATTTGCCCGCAGTCTGCGAGCGCCGACACTTCACGACGCGATGGCCAGCGCCGAGCCGGTATCGCCGATTCGCCGTTTTCGTCAGACCGAGAACCGGGTGAGGCACTTCAGCGAGATGAAGCGCTGGCCCGAGGGGTTCGTGGTGTTGGGCGATGCCGCTTGCTGTTTCAACCCGGTCTATGGGCAGGGCATGACCGTGGCCGCGCTCAGTGCGGTGGCCCTCGACGCCCATCTGTACGTACTTCGCAGCGCTGATGCTGCGCCCGGGAGTCTGACGTTGCAACGTGGACTGGCGCAGGTTGCACGGCATGCATGGACGTTCTCGACTGGCGTCGATTTGCGTCTGACGAGGCAGAAGGGGGCAGCGCACTGGCGAGCGCGGCTCATGCAACGTTACGTGGAATTACTGCTTGGGCTGGCGGTGGACGACGCGGCGATTTACCGCCGGTTTTTGCGCGTCATGCATATGGTCGAGTCGCCCGGCGCGCTTTTCGCACCATCGGTGGCGGCGCGGGTTGCAATGAAATACGTCTCAGGGCAGATCGCGCCCGTGTTTGCGCCGGGGACGTTGTCTTCCCGGGGCCCATCCCATGGGATTGGTGTCAACAAAGCAGAACGAAAGTGA
- a CDS encoding fatty acid desaturase produces MRHLARWLGLHYQEDLAPLALVAGTAVAQFAGYLFARAPGTAVAWAALLLLPQIAVSTAVHNQSHVGMFSSAWGNRFIELVMWLQTGMYAAKFRLHHSRGHHLHYTEPERDPSRWIDAGGRRMSRLAYIAHYFFTYNYHVLRIGRTSRRLRRRCLWQVATSYAVLIGLLLHDPRNALIFFVVPIVLVWVNFIHMTYDDHIDLYSSDPFKASHTKANTWLNLVFFNNGYHLAHHVRPGLHWSRLPAFHRQIAHQIDVPASLSGLNRWFR; encoded by the coding sequence ATGAGACATCTCGCCCGTTGGTTAGGGCTGCATTATCAGGAGGATCTGGCCCCGCTTGCCCTGGTGGCGGGGACGGCGGTCGCGCAGTTCGCCGGCTACCTTTTCGCGCGTGCGCCGGGAACGGCCGTCGCATGGGCCGCACTGCTCTTATTGCCCCAGATCGCGGTCTCCACTGCGGTGCATAACCAATCGCATGTGGGGATGTTCTCCAGCGCCTGGGGCAACCGGTTCATCGAATTGGTCATGTGGCTGCAAACCGGCATGTACGCCGCGAAATTCCGTCTGCATCATAGCCGCGGCCATCATCTGCATTACACCGAGCCGGAACGTGACCCGTCGCGCTGGATAGACGCCGGCGGCCGCCGGATGTCGAGACTTGCGTACATCGCGCATTATTTTTTTACGTACAACTATCACGTGCTGCGTATCGGGCGCACTTCCCGGCGTTTGCGCCGGCGCTGTCTCTGGCAGGTGGCAACCAGCTATGCGGTGCTGATCGGCTTGCTCCTTCACGATCCGCGTAATGCGCTCATCTTCTTTGTCGTACCGATCGTGCTGGTCTGGGTGAACTTCATCCACATGACGTATGACGACCATATCGATCTGTACTCGAGCGATCCCTTCAAGGCGTCGCACACGAAGGCCAACACCTGGCTCAATCTCGTGTTTTTCAACAATGGATATCACCTTGCGCACCATGTGCGTCCGGGGCTGCATTGGAGCCGGCTCCCGGCATTTCACCGGCAGATTGCCCATCAGATCGACGTGCCGGCGTCGCTGAGCGGATTGAACCGCTGGTTTCGATAG
- a CDS encoding AfsA-related hotdog domain-containing protein: MNLQPPLTSRVTVLPDGTGAEALTMNGKLDQTLVHKTDPANVFVASITRADATPDGHDCFIATLHIDPNHVFFFEHPLDHVPGLMLIEATRQVGTAISHRFYEVSHDLAFVLNSLDVVFEHFAELRAPLSVRFVIVAKTYRHEHLSALACESQWLQFDRPLGTMNARWSFSSPALLARLRRNMSTGEVH, encoded by the coding sequence ATGAACCTTCAGCCCCCCCTGACGAGCCGCGTGACCGTACTGCCCGACGGCACCGGTGCCGAAGCCCTCACGATGAACGGTAAGCTGGATCAGACACTGGTCCACAAGACGGACCCGGCGAATGTCTTCGTTGCGTCGATCACGCGCGCCGACGCCACGCCAGACGGCCACGACTGCTTTATCGCCACGCTTCACATCGACCCGAACCACGTCTTCTTCTTCGAGCATCCGCTGGACCATGTGCCAGGTCTGATGCTCATCGAAGCGACCCGACAAGTCGGGACCGCTATTTCCCATCGTTTCTATGAGGTTTCACACGATCTGGCCTTCGTGCTCAATTCGTTGGACGTTGTGTTCGAGCACTTTGCCGAATTGCGCGCTCCGCTGTCGGTGCGATTCGTGATCGTCGCCAAGACTTATCGGCACGAGCACCTGTCTGCGCTGGCTTGCGAGAGTCAGTGGCTGCAGTTCGACCGTCCGCTGGGCACGATGAATGCACGCTGGAGCTTTTCTTCGCCTGCGCTGCTTGCCCGGCTGCGCCGCAACATGTCGACTGGCGAGGTTCATTGA
- a CDS encoding protoporphyrinogen/coproporphyrinogen oxidase — translation MTTTAACAVVGGGISGIATAHYLRKAGIPAELIERRATLGGRICGATLDGGRIDLGGKNIGRHYERFRALARELGPFGFEPFGINTSRVRDGRIVTLDSTRRLGSTFAYLRGCPTADALRLGGLCLRVWFDARNRFLDGPSFARLARRTDDSPLDAYFSPAFCRAVVRAMSVRMNGAEPDEIHLGNFGTHLGMWLDTYDQLRDGMETFVDAAAASMQVRCDVRVERIVVRDGRVRGVSVRHADGSTRDLEYDHVVLATPASVSADLLREHDAGLAAALDGIRYYPVLVVVAAYRRPIFSAQVRGLSFGPDQVLSNAGAYGVDRLDTVRYTFSGRKARELIERVGLGGDVDGAQARALLDLAEAALRQYIPVARADRRDAVAHLFDPGLCAYAPHHYRLRALLDDHRHTIDGLSFAGDYLRGASIEACVLSAQEAVARIVHGARERGRRRSRDVGYSDYAST, via the coding sequence ATGACAACCACTGCGGCATGCGCCGTCGTTGGTGGCGGCATCTCCGGAATCGCGACCGCGCATTATCTGCGCAAGGCCGGAATTCCCGCTGAGCTGATCGAACGTCGAGCGACGCTGGGCGGCCGAATATGCGGCGCCACGCTCGACGGGGGCAGGATCGATCTTGGCGGCAAGAACATCGGTCGGCACTACGAGCGATTTCGTGCGCTCGCTCGCGAGCTCGGTCCATTTGGATTCGAACCCTTCGGCATCAACACGTCGCGCGTGCGCGACGGGCGGATTGTCACGTTGGACAGCACGCGTCGGCTAGGCAGCACCTTTGCCTACCTGCGAGGCTGTCCCACGGCAGACGCCTTGCGTCTGGGCGGACTTTGCCTGCGGGTATGGTTCGACGCACGAAATCGGTTTCTCGACGGCCCATCGTTTGCAAGGCTGGCCCGACGCACCGACGATTCGCCACTCGACGCCTATTTCAGTCCTGCATTCTGTCGCGCCGTTGTGCGGGCCATGTCGGTGCGAATGAACGGCGCGGAGCCCGACGAAATTCACCTTGGCAACTTCGGCACCCATTTGGGCATGTGGCTCGATACCTATGACCAGCTCCGGGACGGCATGGAGACCTTCGTGGACGCGGCGGCGGCTTCGATGCAGGTTCGTTGCGATGTTCGCGTCGAGCGTATCGTGGTCCGCGACGGTCGGGTACGGGGCGTGTCGGTACGTCATGCGGACGGTAGCACGCGCGATCTGGAATACGACCACGTGGTGCTCGCGACGCCCGCAAGCGTGAGTGCCGACCTGCTGCGCGAACACGATGCCGGACTCGCGGCGGCACTCGACGGGATTCGCTACTACCCGGTGTTGGTGGTTGTCGCCGCGTATCGCCGGCCAATATTCTCGGCGCAGGTCCGTGGCCTGTCTTTTGGTCCGGACCAGGTGCTGAGCAATGCCGGCGCCTATGGCGTCGATAGATTGGACACGGTGCGTTATACGTTCAGTGGCCGCAAGGCCCGCGAACTGATCGAACGTGTCGGGCTCGGCGGCGATGTCGATGGCGCGCAAGCCCGGGCGCTGCTCGATCTCGCCGAGGCAGCCCTTCGTCAATATATTCCGGTGGCACGCGCAGATCGGCGCGACGCCGTTGCCCACCTGTTCGATCCCGGCCTTTGCGCATACGCACCACATCATTATCGATTGAGGGCGTTGCTCGATGACCACCGGCACACCATCGACGGCCTGTCGTTCGCCGGCGATTATTTGCGCGGCGCATCGATCGAGGCTTGTGTGCTTTCGGCGCAGGAAGCCGTGGCTCGCATTGTCCATGGCGCTCGCGAACGTGGCAGACGCCGCTCGCGCGACGTCGGGTACAGCGACTACGCGTCGACATAA
- a CDS encoding peptidylprolyl isomerase, giving the protein MSLSVNGIVIDARRVADEIDLHRDAADPEAAAQRALVSRELLRQRARDLRLLADTDDESASDDAIVDALFTRDVQVRRPTEAECRAYFHEHAGQFRVGDKVQASHILFALSAGVPLSSTLSRAQSALDAVLAEPASFESVAQSMSDCPSGRTGGSLGMLARGSGAPEFELVLFCGDRLGVLPRLVNTRYGFHVVRIERRMKGRMPPFERVADRIAAQLYDQARARALRHYVALLAGAAEISGANDSDGPTRVQ; this is encoded by the coding sequence ATGTCTTTGAGTGTCAACGGGATTGTCATCGACGCACGCCGCGTCGCCGATGAGATCGATCTGCATCGAGACGCGGCCGATCCGGAGGCGGCGGCTCAGCGTGCGCTCGTCAGCCGGGAGTTATTGCGTCAGCGCGCGCGGGACTTGCGGCTGCTGGCCGATACCGATGACGAAAGCGCGAGCGACGACGCCATCGTCGACGCGCTGTTCACGCGTGACGTACAGGTGCGCCGTCCGACCGAAGCCGAATGTCGGGCTTATTTCCATGAGCATGCCGGGCAGTTCCGCGTTGGCGACAAGGTGCAGGCGAGTCATATTCTGTTTGCGCTGTCGGCCGGCGTGCCCCTGTCCAGCACGTTGTCGCGCGCACAGTCCGCCCTGGACGCGGTGCTCGCCGAGCCGGCCTCGTTCGAGTCGGTGGCGCAATCGATGTCGGATTGTCCATCGGGACGCACAGGAGGAAGTCTGGGTATGCTCGCCCGCGGTAGCGGCGCGCCGGAGTTCGAGCTGGTGCTGTTCTGCGGGGATCGGCTGGGGGTATTGCCAAGGCTCGTGAACACACGCTACGGCTTTCACGTCGTGCGTATCGAGCGTCGGATGAAAGGGCGCATGCCACCTTTCGAGCGGGTGGCCGATCGCATTGCGGCGCAGTTGTATGACCAGGCGCGAGCGCGCGCGTTACGTCACTATGTGGCGTTGCTCGCTGGCGCCGCCGAGATCAGCGGTGCCAACGATAGCGATGGACCGACGCGCGTGCAGTAA
- a CDS encoding gamma carbonic anhydrase family protein, which translates to MLRKNPRGDYPVVHETSFVDPTAILCGQIIVGENVFIGPYAVLRADEVDENGKMEPIVIGANSNIQDGVVIHSKDGARVSIGENTSIAHRSIVHGPCVIGNNVFIGFNSVLFNCVVHDGVVVRHNSVVDGRDIPENFYIPSTTHISRETDLATIPKVTVDAREFSESVSRTNVQLARAYRRIQNEF; encoded by the coding sequence ATGTTGCGAAAGAATCCGCGCGGGGACTACCCCGTGGTGCACGAGACCTCGTTCGTCGATCCCACGGCCATTTTGTGCGGCCAGATTATCGTCGGCGAGAACGTCTTCATCGGACCTTATGCCGTATTGCGTGCCGATGAAGTCGATGAGAACGGCAAGATGGAGCCGATTGTGATCGGCGCCAACTCCAATATCCAGGACGGGGTCGTGATCCACTCGAAAGACGGCGCACGCGTTTCCATTGGCGAGAACACATCGATTGCCCATCGCTCCATCGTGCACGGGCCCTGTGTCATCGGCAACAACGTCTTCATCGGTTTCAATTCGGTGCTGTTCAACTGCGTCGTGCACGACGGCGTGGTAGTGCGGCACAACAGTGTGGTCGACGGGCGCGACATTCCCGAGAATTTCTACATTCCCTCGACCACACACATCAGCCGCGAGACCGATCTCGCGACCATTCCGAAAGTCACCGTCGATGCGCGCGAGTTCTCCGAATCGGTGAGCCGCACGAATGTGCAACTCGCCCGCGCCTACCGTCGAATTCAGAACGAATTCTGA